A portion of the Stigmatopora argus isolate UIUO_Sarg chromosome 15, RoL_Sarg_1.0, whole genome shotgun sequence genome contains these proteins:
- the LOC144090059 gene encoding uncharacterized protein LOC144090059 gives MDAMRKTSDQLRHPMQNELVEVLLEARLQSIPVISTTAAHFDSLKANECLSELYLHTLALKVHVDWIEEATENVSLPSEAARDTSVHLLWLANLVSTSLAQINAAVPPSPPPPLLPVLSSPFDVIRYSVEISRYMEVFCPWAKRLLHHLRRTASCPQR, from the exons ATGGACGCCATGAGGAAGACTTCGGATCAACTACGACACCCTATG CAAAATGAACTTGTGGAGGTCTTGCTGGAGGCCCGACTGCAAAGTATTCCTGTCATTTCAACAACTGCTGCTCACTTTGACTCATTAAAG GCCAACGAGTGTCTGTCTGAACTGTACTTGCACACTTTAGCCTTAAAAGTGCATGTGGACTGGATCGAAGAAGCCACAGAAAATGTCAGTTTACCCTCTGAAGCTGCGAGAGACACCAGCGTTCACCTGCTATGGCTGGCCAACCTTGTCAGCACTTCACTGGCCCAG ATTAATGCTGCCGTCCCTCCTTCGCCACCACCACCGTTACTTCCCGTGCTCTCCTCGCCATTTGATGTTATCCGATACTCTGTGGAGATATCTCGCTATATGGAGGTGTTCTGTCCCTGGGCCAAACGGCTATTACATCATCTACGCAGAACGGCATCTTGTCCGCAAAGATGA